A single region of the Lepus europaeus isolate LE1 chromosome 1, mLepTim1.pri, whole genome shotgun sequence genome encodes:
- the ILKAP gene encoding integrin-linked kinase-associated serine/threonine phosphatase 2C isoform X3 codes for MASGPGGPLLFDGLPPAGSGDPGSLATSVSQSGRSDGKGAKRKTSEEENGSEELVEKKVCKASSVIFGLKGYVAERKGEREEMQDAHVILNDITEECRPLSSLITRVSYFAVFDGHGGIRASKFAAQNLHQNLIRKFPKGDVISVEKTVKRCLLDTFKHTDEEFLKQASSQKPAWKDGSTATCVLAVDNILYIANLGDSRAILCRYNEESQKHAALSLSKEHNPTQYEERMRIQKAGGNVRDGRVLGVLEVSRSIGDGQYKRCGVTSVPDIRRCQLTPNDRFILLACDGLFKVFTPEEAVNFILSCLEDEKIQSREGRPAVDVRYEAACNRLASKAVQRGSADNVTVMVVRVGP; via the exons ATGGCGTCAG GGCCAGGGGGACCTTTGCTTTTTGAtggcctcccacctgctggcaGTGGTGATCCAG GTTCCCTTGCCACATCCGTGTCCCAGTCGGGGAGGAGTGACGGGAAGGGAGCAAAGCGGAAGACCTCCGAGGAAGAGAACGGCAGTGAAGAGCTTGTGGAAAAGAAAGTTTGTAAAG CCTCGTCGGTGATCTTCGGTCTGAAGGGCTATGTGGCCGAGCggaagggtgagagggaggagatgcaggaCGCCCACGTCATCCTGAATGACATCACCGAGGAGTGCAGACCTCTGTCATCCCTCAT CACCCGGGTTTCATATTTCGCTGTGTTTGATGGACACGGAGGAATTCGAGCCTCAAAATTTGCTGCACAGAATCTGCATCAGAACTTAATCAGGAAATTTCCTAAAG GAGATGTGATCAGTGTGGAGAAGACCGTGAAGAGATGCCTCTTGGACACGTTTAAGCATACTGATGAAGAGTTCCTTAAACAAGCTTCGAGCCA GAAGCCTGCCTGGAAGGACGGGTCCACTGCCACGTGTGTCCTGGCTGTGGACAACATCCTGTACATCGCCAACCTTGGAGACAGCCGG GCCATCCTGTGTCGTTACAACGAGGAGAGTCAGAAACATGCAGCCTTAAGCCTCAGCAAGGAGCATAACCCCACCCAGTATGAAGAACGAATGAGAATACAGAAGGCTGGAGGGAATGTCAG GGATGGGCGTGTCCTGGGTGTGCTAGAGGTGTCTCGTTCCATTGGAGACGGGCAGTACAAGCGCTGTGGGGTCACATCTGTGCCAGATATCAGACGCTGCCAACTGACGCCCAATGACAG GTTCATCTTGCTGGCCTGTGACGGGCTCTTCAAGGTCTTCACTCCGGAAGAAGCCGTGAACTTCATCTTGTCCTGCCTTGAG GACGAGAAGATACAGAGCCGGGAAGGCAGGCCCGCCGTGGACGTCCGCTATGAAGCTGCCTGCAACAGGCTGGCCAGCAAGGCGGTGCAGCGCGGCTCCGCCGACAACGTCACCGTGATGGTGGTGCGGGTAGGGCCGTGA
- the ILKAP gene encoding integrin-linked kinase-associated serine/threonine phosphatase 2C isoform X1, whose translation MDLFGDLPEPERSPRPAAGTEAQRGPLLFEELPPASSTDSDVLGVGLSLSFESMASGPGGPLLFDGLPPAGSGDPGSLATSVSQSGRSDGKGAKRKTSEEENGSEELVEKKVCKASSVIFGLKGYVAERKGEREEMQDAHVILNDITEECRPLSSLITRVSYFAVFDGHGGIRASKFAAQNLHQNLIRKFPKGDVISVEKTVKRCLLDTFKHTDEEFLKQASSQKPAWKDGSTATCVLAVDNILYIANLGDSRAILCRYNEESQKHAALSLSKEHNPTQYEERMRIQKAGGNVRDGRVLGVLEVSRSIGDGQYKRCGVTSVPDIRRCQLTPNDRFILLACDGLFKVFTPEEAVNFILSCLEDEKIQSREGRPAVDVRYEAACNRLASKAVQRGSADNVTVMVVRVGP comes from the exons GGACAGAAGCCCAGAGGGGACCCCTGCTCTTTGAGGAGCTCCCTCCGGCCAGCAGTACTGACTCAG ATGTTTTAGGTGTTGGACTGTCTTTAAGTTTTGAATCCATGGCGTCAG GGCCAGGGGGACCTTTGCTTTTTGAtggcctcccacctgctggcaGTGGTGATCCAG GTTCCCTTGCCACATCCGTGTCCCAGTCGGGGAGGAGTGACGGGAAGGGAGCAAAGCGGAAGACCTCCGAGGAAGAGAACGGCAGTGAAGAGCTTGTGGAAAAGAAAGTTTGTAAAG CCTCGTCGGTGATCTTCGGTCTGAAGGGCTATGTGGCCGAGCggaagggtgagagggaggagatgcaggaCGCCCACGTCATCCTGAATGACATCACCGAGGAGTGCAGACCTCTGTCATCCCTCAT CACCCGGGTTTCATATTTCGCTGTGTTTGATGGACACGGAGGAATTCGAGCCTCAAAATTTGCTGCACAGAATCTGCATCAGAACTTAATCAGGAAATTTCCTAAAG GAGATGTGATCAGTGTGGAGAAGACCGTGAAGAGATGCCTCTTGGACACGTTTAAGCATACTGATGAAGAGTTCCTTAAACAAGCTTCGAGCCA GAAGCCTGCCTGGAAGGACGGGTCCACTGCCACGTGTGTCCTGGCTGTGGACAACATCCTGTACATCGCCAACCTTGGAGACAGCCGG GCCATCCTGTGTCGTTACAACGAGGAGAGTCAGAAACATGCAGCCTTAAGCCTCAGCAAGGAGCATAACCCCACCCAGTATGAAGAACGAATGAGAATACAGAAGGCTGGAGGGAATGTCAG GGATGGGCGTGTCCTGGGTGTGCTAGAGGTGTCTCGTTCCATTGGAGACGGGCAGTACAAGCGCTGTGGGGTCACATCTGTGCCAGATATCAGACGCTGCCAACTGACGCCCAATGACAG GTTCATCTTGCTGGCCTGTGACGGGCTCTTCAAGGTCTTCACTCCGGAAGAAGCCGTGAACTTCATCTTGTCCTGCCTTGAG GACGAGAAGATACAGAGCCGGGAAGGCAGGCCCGCCGTGGACGTCCGCTATGAAGCTGCCTGCAACAGGCTGGCCAGCAAGGCGGTGCAGCGCGGCTCCGCCGACAACGTCACCGTGATGGTGGTGCGGGTAGGGCCGTGA
- the ILKAP gene encoding integrin-linked kinase-associated serine/threonine phosphatase 2C isoform X5, giving the protein MQDAHVILNDITEECRPLSSLITRVSYFAVFDGHGGIRASKFAAQNLHQNLIRKFPKGDVISVEKTVKRCLLDTFKHTDEEFLKQASSQKPAWKDGSTATCVLAVDNILYIANLGDSRAILCRYNEESQKHAALSLSKEHNPTQYEERMRIQKAGGNVRDGRVLGVLEVSRSIGDGQYKRCGVTSVPDIRRCQLTPNDRFILLACDGLFKVFTPEEAVNFILSCLEDEKIQSREGRPAVDVRYEAACNRLASKAVQRGSADNVTVMVVRVGP; this is encoded by the exons atgcaggaCGCCCACGTCATCCTGAATGACATCACCGAGGAGTGCAGACCTCTGTCATCCCTCAT CACCCGGGTTTCATATTTCGCTGTGTTTGATGGACACGGAGGAATTCGAGCCTCAAAATTTGCTGCACAGAATCTGCATCAGAACTTAATCAGGAAATTTCCTAAAG GAGATGTGATCAGTGTGGAGAAGACCGTGAAGAGATGCCTCTTGGACACGTTTAAGCATACTGATGAAGAGTTCCTTAAACAAGCTTCGAGCCA GAAGCCTGCCTGGAAGGACGGGTCCACTGCCACGTGTGTCCTGGCTGTGGACAACATCCTGTACATCGCCAACCTTGGAGACAGCCGG GCCATCCTGTGTCGTTACAACGAGGAGAGTCAGAAACATGCAGCCTTAAGCCTCAGCAAGGAGCATAACCCCACCCAGTATGAAGAACGAATGAGAATACAGAAGGCTGGAGGGAATGTCAG GGATGGGCGTGTCCTGGGTGTGCTAGAGGTGTCTCGTTCCATTGGAGACGGGCAGTACAAGCGCTGTGGGGTCACATCTGTGCCAGATATCAGACGCTGCCAACTGACGCCCAATGACAG GTTCATCTTGCTGGCCTGTGACGGGCTCTTCAAGGTCTTCACTCCGGAAGAAGCCGTGAACTTCATCTTGTCCTGCCTTGAG GACGAGAAGATACAGAGCCGGGAAGGCAGGCCCGCCGTGGACGTCCGCTATGAAGCTGCCTGCAACAGGCTGGCCAGCAAGGCGGTGCAGCGCGGCTCCGCCGACAACGTCACCGTGATGGTGGTGCGGGTAGGGCCGTGA
- the ILKAP gene encoding integrin-linked kinase-associated serine/threonine phosphatase 2C isoform X4, with translation MDLFGDLPEPERSPRPAAGSLATSVSQSGRSDGKGAKRKTSEEENGSEELVEKKVCKASSVIFGLKGYVAERKGEREEMQDAHVILNDITEECRPLSSLITRVSYFAVFDGHGGIRASKFAAQNLHQNLIRKFPKGDVISVEKTVKRCLLDTFKHTDEEFLKQASSQKPAWKDGSTATCVLAVDNILYIANLGDSRAILCRYNEESQKHAALSLSKEHNPTQYEERMRIQKAGGNVRDGRVLGVLEVSRSIGDGQYKRCGVTSVPDIRRCQLTPNDRFILLACDGLFKVFTPEEAVNFILSCLEDEKIQSREGRPAVDVRYEAACNRLASKAVQRGSADNVTVMVVRVGP, from the exons GTTCCCTTGCCACATCCGTGTCCCAGTCGGGGAGGAGTGACGGGAAGGGAGCAAAGCGGAAGACCTCCGAGGAAGAGAACGGCAGTGAAGAGCTTGTGGAAAAGAAAGTTTGTAAAG CCTCGTCGGTGATCTTCGGTCTGAAGGGCTATGTGGCCGAGCggaagggtgagagggaggagatgcaggaCGCCCACGTCATCCTGAATGACATCACCGAGGAGTGCAGACCTCTGTCATCCCTCAT CACCCGGGTTTCATATTTCGCTGTGTTTGATGGACACGGAGGAATTCGAGCCTCAAAATTTGCTGCACAGAATCTGCATCAGAACTTAATCAGGAAATTTCCTAAAG GAGATGTGATCAGTGTGGAGAAGACCGTGAAGAGATGCCTCTTGGACACGTTTAAGCATACTGATGAAGAGTTCCTTAAACAAGCTTCGAGCCA GAAGCCTGCCTGGAAGGACGGGTCCACTGCCACGTGTGTCCTGGCTGTGGACAACATCCTGTACATCGCCAACCTTGGAGACAGCCGG GCCATCCTGTGTCGTTACAACGAGGAGAGTCAGAAACATGCAGCCTTAAGCCTCAGCAAGGAGCATAACCCCACCCAGTATGAAGAACGAATGAGAATACAGAAGGCTGGAGGGAATGTCAG GGATGGGCGTGTCCTGGGTGTGCTAGAGGTGTCTCGTTCCATTGGAGACGGGCAGTACAAGCGCTGTGGGGTCACATCTGTGCCAGATATCAGACGCTGCCAACTGACGCCCAATGACAG GTTCATCTTGCTGGCCTGTGACGGGCTCTTCAAGGTCTTCACTCCGGAAGAAGCCGTGAACTTCATCTTGTCCTGCCTTGAG GACGAGAAGATACAGAGCCGGGAAGGCAGGCCCGCCGTGGACGTCCGCTATGAAGCTGCCTGCAACAGGCTGGCCAGCAAGGCGGTGCAGCGCGGCTCCGCCGACAACGTCACCGTGATGGTGGTGCGGGTAGGGCCGTGA
- the ILKAP gene encoding integrin-linked kinase-associated serine/threonine phosphatase 2C isoform X2, whose translation MDLFGDLPEPERSPRPAAGTEAQRGPLLFEELPPASSTDSGPGGPLLFDGLPPAGSGDPGSLATSVSQSGRSDGKGAKRKTSEEENGSEELVEKKVCKASSVIFGLKGYVAERKGEREEMQDAHVILNDITEECRPLSSLITRVSYFAVFDGHGGIRASKFAAQNLHQNLIRKFPKGDVISVEKTVKRCLLDTFKHTDEEFLKQASSQKPAWKDGSTATCVLAVDNILYIANLGDSRAILCRYNEESQKHAALSLSKEHNPTQYEERMRIQKAGGNVRDGRVLGVLEVSRSIGDGQYKRCGVTSVPDIRRCQLTPNDRFILLACDGLFKVFTPEEAVNFILSCLEDEKIQSREGRPAVDVRYEAACNRLASKAVQRGSADNVTVMVVRVGP comes from the exons GGACAGAAGCCCAGAGGGGACCCCTGCTCTTTGAGGAGCTCCCTCCGGCCAGCAGTACTGACTCAG GGCCAGGGGGACCTTTGCTTTTTGAtggcctcccacctgctggcaGTGGTGATCCAG GTTCCCTTGCCACATCCGTGTCCCAGTCGGGGAGGAGTGACGGGAAGGGAGCAAAGCGGAAGACCTCCGAGGAAGAGAACGGCAGTGAAGAGCTTGTGGAAAAGAAAGTTTGTAAAG CCTCGTCGGTGATCTTCGGTCTGAAGGGCTATGTGGCCGAGCggaagggtgagagggaggagatgcaggaCGCCCACGTCATCCTGAATGACATCACCGAGGAGTGCAGACCTCTGTCATCCCTCAT CACCCGGGTTTCATATTTCGCTGTGTTTGATGGACACGGAGGAATTCGAGCCTCAAAATTTGCTGCACAGAATCTGCATCAGAACTTAATCAGGAAATTTCCTAAAG GAGATGTGATCAGTGTGGAGAAGACCGTGAAGAGATGCCTCTTGGACACGTTTAAGCATACTGATGAAGAGTTCCTTAAACAAGCTTCGAGCCA GAAGCCTGCCTGGAAGGACGGGTCCACTGCCACGTGTGTCCTGGCTGTGGACAACATCCTGTACATCGCCAACCTTGGAGACAGCCGG GCCATCCTGTGTCGTTACAACGAGGAGAGTCAGAAACATGCAGCCTTAAGCCTCAGCAAGGAGCATAACCCCACCCAGTATGAAGAACGAATGAGAATACAGAAGGCTGGAGGGAATGTCAG GGATGGGCGTGTCCTGGGTGTGCTAGAGGTGTCTCGTTCCATTGGAGACGGGCAGTACAAGCGCTGTGGGGTCACATCTGTGCCAGATATCAGACGCTGCCAACTGACGCCCAATGACAG GTTCATCTTGCTGGCCTGTGACGGGCTCTTCAAGGTCTTCACTCCGGAAGAAGCCGTGAACTTCATCTTGTCCTGCCTTGAG GACGAGAAGATACAGAGCCGGGAAGGCAGGCCCGCCGTGGACGTCCGCTATGAAGCTGCCTGCAACAGGCTGGCCAGCAAGGCGGTGCAGCGCGGCTCCGCCGACAACGTCACCGTGATGGTGGTGCGGGTAGGGCCGTGA